One part of the Fusobacterium sp. JB019 genome encodes these proteins:
- the gctA gene encoding glutaconate CoA-transferase subunit A, which produces MENKVLTLKEAVAKYVKNEDHIVIGGFTTNRKPYSLVYEILRQGFKDFVGEGGPAGGDWDMLIGCDRVKAYINCYTANSGVTNVSRRFRKWFEAGKLHMEDYSQDVIMLMLHAASLGLPYLPVRLMMGTDLVNKWGISKEIRKTIPKIPDDKFVYVENPFNPGEKVVAVPVPEIDLALIHVQKASPDGTCSILGDEFHDVDIAIAAKRCIVTCEELVSNEEIRKDPTKNSIPCFCVDAVVHLPYGAHPTQCYGYYDYDNDFLKLYDKVSKTQEDFDAFIQEWVYDVPNHEAYINKLGASRLVDLNIVPGLGYATKGVK; this is translated from the coding sequence GTGGAAAATAAAGTGTTAACTTTAAAAGAAGCAGTAGCAAAATATGTCAAAAATGAAGATCACATAGTAATTGGTGGTTTCACTACAAACAGAAAACCATATTCATTAGTTTATGAAATTTTAAGACAAGGATTTAAAGATTTTGTAGGAGAAGGTGGACCTGCAGGTGGAGATTGGGACATGCTTATAGGGTGTGACCGTGTTAAAGCATACATTAACTGTTATACAGCAAATTCAGGAGTAACAAATGTTTCTAGACGTTTCAGAAAATGGTTTGAAGCAGGGAAACTTCATATGGAAGATTATTCTCAAGATGTTATTATGTTAATGTTACATGCAGCTTCATTAGGATTACCTTATTTACCAGTTCGTTTAATGATGGGAACTGATTTAGTAAATAAATGGGGAATTTCAAAAGAAATAAGAAAAACTATACCAAAAATACCAGATGATAAATTTGTATATGTTGAAAATCCATTCAACCCAGGAGAAAAAGTGGTAGCTGTTCCAGTACCTGAAATAGATTTAGCTTTAATCCATGTACAAAAAGCATCTCCAGATGGAACTTGTTCTATTTTAGGTGACGAATTCCATGATGTAGATATCGCAATAGCAGCAAAACGTTGTATAGTAACTTGTGAAGAGTTAGTAAGTAACGAAGAAATTCGTAAAGATCCTACTAAAAATTCTATTCCATGTTTCTGCGTAGATGCAGTAGTTCATTTACCATATGGAGCTCATCCAACTCAATGTTATGGATATTATGATTATGACAATGATTTCTTAAAACTTTATGATAAAGTAAGTAAAACTCAAGAAGATTTTGATGCATTTATTCAAGAATGGGTTTATGATGTACCAAATCATGAAGCTTATATCAATAAATTAGGAGCTTCTCGTTTAGTAGATTTAAATATAGTTCCAGGTTTAGGATATGCTACAAAGGGGGTAAAGTAG
- a CDS encoding sodium ion-translocating decarboxylase subunit beta, translated as MNFFTVLKELLMQSGFLAISWQQAVMMLVAFVLLYLAIVKKFEPLLLLPIAFGMFLANLPLADLMKHADPWYSSGILRIIYNGVKSSLFPCLIFMCVGAMTDFGPLIANPISLVLGAAAQFGIYVAFMLANATGLFSVGEAAAIGIIGGADGPTAIYIANNLAPQLVAPIAVAAYSYMALIPMIQPPIMRALTTEEERKIKMGQLRKVSKTEKVVFPVFVTLFCSLLLPSVAPLIGMLMYGNLMRESGVVGRLSDTCQNALCNIVTIMLGLAVGATSDGAIFLRTQTLAIIGMGLLAFCFSTMGGLLLGKLLCFLTKGKINPLIGAAGVSAVPMAARVAQVEGAKANPTNFLLMHAMGPNVAGVIGSAVAAGFFMMIFG; from the coding sequence ATGAACTTTTTTACAGTATTAAAAGAATTACTGATGCAATCAGGATTTTTAGCAATAAGTTGGCAACAAGCTGTTATGATGTTAGTAGCTTTTGTACTATTATATCTAGCTATTGTTAAAAAGTTTGAGCCGTTATTACTTTTACCGATAGCTTTCGGAATGTTTTTAGCGAATTTACCATTAGCAGATTTAATGAAACATGCAGATCCTTGGTATTCATCAGGAATTTTAAGAATTATATATAATGGGGTAAAAAGTAGTTTATTCCCATGTTTAATATTCATGTGTGTTGGAGCAATGACTGATTTTGGTCCGTTAATTGCAAACCCAATAAGTTTGGTATTAGGAGCAGCAGCACAATTTGGTATATATGTAGCATTTATGTTAGCAAATGCAACTGGATTATTTTCAGTTGGAGAAGCAGCAGCTATAGGGATTATAGGTGGAGCAGATGGACCTACAGCAATTTATATTGCAAATAATCTGGCACCTCAATTAGTTGCACCAATAGCCGTTGCAGCGTATTCATATATGGCGTTGATTCCAATGATTCAACCTCCTATTATGAGAGCTTTAACTACAGAAGAAGAAAGAAAAATTAAAATGGGACAATTAAGAAAAGTTTCTAAAACTGAAAAAGTTGTTTTCCCAGTATTCGTAACATTATTCTGTTCTTTATTACTTCCTTCAGTAGCTCCATTAATTGGTATGTTAATGTATGGAAATTTAATGAGAGAGTCTGGAGTAGTAGGACGTTTATCAGATACTTGTCAAAATGCGCTATGTAATATAGTAACTATTATGTTAGGGTTAGCAGTTGGGGCAACATCAGACGGAGCAATATTCTTAAGAACTCAAACATTAGCAATCATAGGGATGGGACTTTTAGCTTTCTGTTTCTCTACTATGGGTGGTTTATTGTTAGGGAAATTATTATGTTTTCTAACAAAAGGAAAAATAAATCCATTAATTGGAGCAGCTGGAGTTTCGGCAGTACCAATGGCAGCAAGAGTTGCACAAGTTGAAGGAGCTAAAGCTAATCCAACTAACTTCTTATTAATGCATGCAATGGGACCAAATGTTGCAGGGGTTATAGGATCAGCTGTTGCAGCAGGATTCTTTATGATGATTTTTGGATAA
- a CDS encoding biotin/lipoyl-containing protein, with translation MKYIATLNGKKYEVELERVEDYRALTREEIANPNAVIAPAPVQAAPAPAAPVQAAPAAPAPAATPAAGESSVVSPLPGTVLDVKVKAGDAVKFGQVVVVLEAMKMETEVVASADGTVDSVLVKAGDAVDTDATLVVLK, from the coding sequence ATGAAATACATAGCTACATTAAATGGGAAAAAATATGAGGTAGAATTAGAAAGAGTTGAGGATTATAGAGCATTAACACGTGAAGAAATAGCTAATCCAAATGCAGTTATTGCACCTGCACCAGTTCAAGCAGCACCTGCACCAGCAGCACCAGTTCAAGCGGCACCAGCAGCACCTGCACCAGCAGCAACTCCAGCAGCAGGAGAATCATCAGTAGTAAGTCCTTTACCAGGAACAGTTTTAGATGTTAAAGTTAAAGCAGGAGATGCAGTTAAATTTGGACAAGTAGTAGTAGTTTTAGAAGCTATGAAGATGGAAACTGAAGTAGTTGCTTCAGCTGATGGAACAGTTGATTCTGTTCTTGTTAAAGCTGGGGATGCAGTAGATACAGACGCAACTTTAGTTGTTCTTAAATAA
- a CDS encoding OadG family protein: MFEGNVMTFMESLVISGLGVSIVFSALVTLALSIVVFSKIFGKFSGQEESKKPVVQPKKENNDDVYAVIMAAVSEEVRSLKGEYKIKEIKEVK, encoded by the coding sequence ATGTTCGAAGGTAATGTAATGACTTTTATGGAATCACTAGTCATATCAGGTTTGGGTGTTTCAATAGTGTTTTCAGCTTTGGTAACATTAGCCTTGTCAATAGTAGTATTTTCTAAAATTTTTGGAAAATTTTCAGGACAAGAAGAAAGCAAAAAGCCAGTAGTTCAACCTAAAAAAGAGAACAACGATGATGTATATGCAGTTATTATGGCTGCTGTATCTGAAGAAGTTCGTTCTTTAAAAGGGGAATATAAAATTAAAGAAATCAAAGAAGTAAAATAG
- a CDS encoding IclR family transcriptional regulator, with protein sequence MIQSLLKSIEVLGVLKAKESCTIAQIVEELNLPPSTVHRILKTLCSEKYVVKDGNSHYYMLGPALISLGTAASKNIHLQKIAYPILKKLVTLTGEDTFLVIPVGNKGIVLERIDGPRTLKIVEEFGDELYLHYGAIRRAILAYQGEDFIDAYIKKIIVNKKCKLKMTGEQLLKKLEKIREDGISTSTGDYVKGTMGIASPIFNSNGKVISSIGIVVLRNKSLTDERIEFLKEVVKDMGEELSQCMGYSKRI encoded by the coding sequence ATGATTCAAAGCTTATTAAAGTCTATTGAAGTATTAGGAGTTTTAAAAGCGAAAGAAAGCTGCACAATAGCTCAGATAGTAGAAGAACTAAATTTACCACCAAGTACAGTTCACCGTATTTTGAAAACATTATGTTCTGAAAAATATGTGGTAAAAGATGGAAATTCTCATTATTATATGTTAGGTCCAGCTTTAATATCTTTAGGTACTGCAGCTTCTAAAAATATTCATTTACAAAAGATTGCATATCCTATTCTAAAAAAATTAGTTACCTTAACAGGAGAAGACACATTTTTGGTTATTCCTGTGGGAAATAAAGGAATTGTATTGGAAAGAATAGATGGTCCAAGAACTTTAAAAATAGTAGAAGAATTTGGGGATGAACTATATTTACATTATGGGGCAATCAGAAGAGCAATATTAGCTTATCAAGGTGAAGATTTTATAGATGCATATATAAAGAAGATTATTGTTAATAAAAAATGCAAATTAAAAATGACGGGGGAACAACTTTTAAAAAAGTTGGAAAAAATAAGAGAAGATGGAATATCAACTTCTACAGGAGATTATGTTAAAGGAACAATGGGGATAGCTTCTCCTATATTTAACAGCAATGGAAAAGTTATATCTTCTATAGGAATTGTAGTTTTAAGAAACAAAAGTTTAACTGATGAAAGAATAGAGTTTTTAAAGGAAGTAGTAAAAGATATGGGAGAAGAATTATCTCAATGTATGGGATATTCTAAAAGAATATAA